The following proteins are encoded in a genomic region of Chelmon rostratus isolate fCheRos1 chromosome 3, fCheRos1.pri, whole genome shotgun sequence:
- the cep170ab gene encoding centrosomal protein of 170 kDa, producing the protein MSLTSWFLVSGGGTRHRLPREMIFVGRDDCELMLQSRSVDKQHAVINYEPNTDEHKVKDLGSLNGTFVNDVRIQEQIYVTLKTDDKLRFGYDTNLFTVVRGELHIPEEALKHEKFSSQLQLSQKKPPEGESSKSEVKAPGPAAAPVSEGAAAKPPEAGRAEDKTAGDVAVLHRGTPLYGQPAWWGDGDTDDQQPGRPEEKSSDRKRERAETDTKKITEVPKSALQTASNQEPSYFEIPTKDAPPAGKTSAETPSREPEAGAEPTHGHASFTIEFDPGATGKVTVKDRVAKVGPETRPRPKRAVGEDLSPLQTAMVAAEVKVADWLAQNELPLALKDTVAEDDGESVKSDVPVQLKSLKDSKHEDGTQSDSENALGEQRRAAAMEERSWGLWGGAGMKIREGRANVPEGLFAEEDSPARRRKSSTSKVAGGFAERRRGSAPHQQSGRDECYHHGDDYSERGTYTIELENGDHEEEEARKMIDKVFGVNEQETVCVSRLSNADQRERLTSQRSGTVDRGKPGRMETEALPEELVVGGPRWVSQWATLAASHIRTDPEGSGGESHIMVTEDRAEISESSHSASFASSGYTERKRRTLPQLPGEEVVLGRRTPGSGLRADMGEKQDTELQEKENQEEKMARGKNRPTHGTGGVGGHGGSPSRSSPAKSQDSGGGRSGKSDMLAKLPPRPLTSGEKKMEEARRRKKEEEKARESSGKPLVRQESFTVEKPSSNVPIELIPRIDGVPRSRAQSRETGIDSATIQKDSEAVAAFLETTVSDQGDPPSQSIEGSMSPESDVDTTSTVSQADGVRKVVQKRRTLASQQKERTVVCSSGKGPAGARETQDRRVKTRASGPPQPSRPWTSLDLTDDDVNSNSLLSDSQHTSTQESRSSHARAQTGSTTVGASTKSSRAKITQAPAASAANKTAIVPKPRPTRASLLRRARLGDSSDTEPADLDRMSVASEASTTSSTSRTGMARRGMSRIEALAQPRRPRVGSPSAQSDSEATVTRSRGLGARSAAGDYAIRQGLRGSTVTAVSGPRARANSASKLPDKNKGTSSYGHVTPASGSRWRRVPVEYASTSEDEYGSNRHVSKQGHGRPFPSTRVAQLGGSAPATPNPAGLAALKQHSREQEEYMRDWTAHSEEIARISQDLAKDLAMLAREIHDVAGEIDSVSPAATDPGALLEERVFDDGLDLGGPTEHSNTVGSNERPVELRPRGSGGQSSRSIRRQTWNRDDAVLDSLLLASVTQLSTRIRQAVDKTTCKIRILFKDKERKWEEIENKLQAEHDSLLLKSSNKEISSIIQDLKRVERQLLVIDMMVDPDGTLDALSNLGLTSPLTDQKISPGTQQGASVLHPGAGASSRPEGLATEPCGPSDHAEVVE; encoded by the exons ATGAGTCTGACTTCCTGGTTCCTGGTGAGCGGCGGGGGGACGCGTCATCGTCTCCCAAGAGAGATGATCTTCGTGGGGAGGGATGACTGCGAGCTCATGCTGCAG TCCCGCAGCGTGGACAAACAGCACGCCGTCATCAACTATGAGCCGAATACAGACGAACACAAAGTGAAGGACCTGGGCAGCTTAAATGGg ACATTCGTCAACGATGTCAGGATACAGGAGCAAATCTACGTCACACTGAAAACTGATGACAAATTGAGGTTTGGATATG ATACCAACCTGTTCACCGTGGTTCGGGGGGAGCTGCATATTCCGGAGGAGGCCCTCAAG CATGAGAAGTTCAGCAGCCAGCTCCAGCTGAGCCAGAAGAAACCTCCAGAGGGGGAATCGTCTAAATCTGAGGTCAAAGCCCCCGGGCCGGCGGCAGCACCGGTGAGCGAGGGGGCCGCCGCCAAGCCCCCGGAGGCCGGCAGGGCGGAGGACAAGACTGCAG GGGACGTAGCGGTGTTGCACAGAGGCACGCCCCTCTATGGCCAGCCTGCCTGGTGGGGAGATGGAGACACTGATGACCAGCAGCCTGGGAGGCCTGAGGAAAAGAGCTCAGATcggaagagagaaagagctgaaacag ACACCAAGAAAATCACAGAGGTCCCAAAGTCTGCCCTGCAAACAGCTTCCAATCAGGAGCCCAGCTACTTTGAGATCCCAACCAAGGACGCTCCCCCAGCAGGTAAAACGAGTGCAGAAACCCCCTCACGGGAACCAGAGGCTGGTGCGGAGCCCACCCATGGCCACGCCTCCTTCACCATTGAATTTGACCCTGGGGCGACAGGTAAAGTGACTGTCAAAGATCGAGTGGCGAAGGTGGGACCAGAGACCAGGCCGCGTCCTAAAAGGGCTGTGGGGGAGGACCTGAGTCCACTTCAGACAGCCATGGTAGCTGCGGAGGTGAAAGTTGCCGACTGGCTCGCTCAGAATGAGCTGCCGTTGGCTCTGAAAGACACGGTTGCAGAGGATGACGGGGAAAGTGTGAAGAGTGATGTTCCTGTACAACTGAAGAGCcttaaag ACAGTAAACATGAGGACGGTACGCAGAGCGACTCAGAGAACGCCCTTGGAGAGCAGCGCCGGGCTGCAGCAATGGAGGAACGCTCTTGGGGGCTTTGGGGCGGCGCAGGGATGAAGATCAGAGAGGGTCGTGCTAACGTACCAGAGGGGCTCTTCGCAGAGGAGGACAGTCCTGCTCGCCGCCGCAAGTCTTCCACCTCCAAAGTGGCAGGTGGTTTTGCGGAGAGGCGGCGTGGCTCGGCACCACACCAGCAGAGTGGTCGTGATGAGTGCTATCACCATGGGGACGATTATAGTGAAAGAGGGACCTATACCATTGAGCTGGAGAATGGAGAtcatgaagaggaagaggcgaGGAAAATGATTGACAAG gtgtttGGTGTGAATGAGcaagagactgtgtgtgtgtccaggttgAGCAATGCTGACCAAAGAGAGAGGCTCACCTCCCAGAGGTCTGGAACCGTAGACAGAGGGAAGCCTGGACGCATGGAGACAGAG GCTCTACCTGAGGAACTGGTAGTGGGTGGTCCTCGCTGGGTCTCACAGTGGGCTACTCTGGCTGCAAGTCACATCCGGACAGACCCTGAGGGATCCGGAGGGGAGAGTCACATCATGGtcacagaggacagag cTGAAATAAGTGAGTCCAGCCACTCAGCCTCTTTTGCCTCATCTGGCTACACAGAGCGTAAGAGGAGAACCCTGCCACAGCTGCCTGGTGAGGAGGTCGTCCTAGGAAGGAGGACCCCAGGCTCAGGCCTGCGTGCAGATATGGGAGAGAAACAGGACACAGAGCTACAGGAAAAGGAGAACCAGGAGGAGAAGATGGCCAGGGGAAAGAATCGGCCTACTCACGGCACCGGAGGTGTAGGCGGTCATGGCGGTAGCCCCAGCCGCTCTTCACCAGCCAAGTCGCAGGACAGTGGTGGCGGGAGATCTGGCAAGTCAGATATGTTGGCCAAGCTCCCCCCTCGTCCACTGACCAGTGgggagaaaaagatggaggaggcacggaggaggaaaaaggaagaggagaaggctAGGGAAAGTAGTGGGAAACCGTTGGTGAGGCAGGAGAGTTTTACCGTGGAGAAGCCGAGCTCCAACGTGCCCATTGAGCTCATACCTCGTATCGATGGGGTGCCGCGCAGCAGAGCTCAGAGCAGGGAGACCGGCATTGACAGCGCCACGATTCAGAAAGACTCAGAAGCTGTGGCAGCTTTTCTAGAGACGACTGTATCAGACCAAGGTGATCCACCAAGTCAGTCCATTGAAGGCTCCATGTCACCAGAGTCAGACGTAGACACGACCAGCACGGTAAGCCAGGCTGATGGAGTGAGAAAAGTCGTCCAGAAACGCCGGACTCTTGCAtcacagcagaaagagagaacgGTGGTGTGCTCGTCCGGCAAAGGCCCCGCTGGCGCCCGAGAGACCCAGGACAGGAGGGTCAAGACCAGGGCATCGGGTCCTCCGCAGCCCAGCCGCCCCTGGACTTCCCTGGACCTAACTGACGATGACGTCAACTCCAACTCACTCCTCTCTGACTCCCAGCACACCTCCACACAGGAGTCTAGAAGCTCACATGCCAGAGCTCAGACTGGGAGCACAACAGTGGGGGCTAGCACCAAGTCAAGTCGGGCTAAAATCACCCAGGCCCCAGCCGCATCTGCAGCCAATAAAACCGCCATTGTTCCCAAGCCCAGGCCCACCAGAGCTTCTCTGCTGAGGCGAGCCCGGCTGGGAGACTCATCAGACACTGAACCTGCCGACCTTGACCGGATGTCGGTAGCCTCTGAGGCCTCCACCACAAGCTCCACATCCAGAACAGGGATGGCAAGAAGGGGAATGTCTAGGATAGAGGCCCTGGCACAGCCAAGGAGGCCAAGGGTGGGTTCTCCATCAGCCCAGAGTGACTCAGAGGCCACTGTGACAAGGAGTAGAGGTCTCGGGGCTCGGAGCGCTGCAGGTGATTATGCCATCAGACAAGGACTGAGAGGTTCTACTGTCACAGCAGTGTCTGGACCCAGAGCTCGGGCAAACAGCGCCTCCAAGCTGCCTGACAAAAATAAAGGCACCTCCTCCTATGGACATGTCACACCTGCAT CTGGCTCCCGATGGCGGCGTGTGCCTGTGGAGTATGCTTCCACCTCAGAGGACGAATATGGCTCAAACCGCCACGTATCCAAGCAGGGCCACGGACGGCCGTTCCCCTCCACTCGGGTAGCCCAGCTGGGAGGTTCAGCCCCAGCCACTCCGAATCCTGCAGGCCTGGCTGCCCTGAAGCAGCACTCCAGGGAACAGGAAGAGTATATGAGAGACTGGACAGCACACAGCGAGGAAATAGCCAG GATTAGCCAAGACCTAGCCAAAGACCTAGCCATGCTTGCCAGAGAAATTCATGATGTGGCAGGCGAGATCGACTCAGTCAGCCCTGCAGCCACTGATCCTGGAGCTCTG TTGGAGGAGCGTGTCTTTGATGACGGCTTGGACCTCGGTGGTCCTACAGAGCACAGCAACACAGTGGGAAGCAATGAGCGGCCTGTGGAGCTTCGCCCCCGAGGATCTGGTGGACAGAGCTCCCGCTCCATCCGCCGACAGACATGGAATAGAGATGAT GCGGTGCTGGACAGTTTACTACTAGCATCCGTCACTCAGCTCTCCACTAGGATACGTCAGGCAGTCGACAAAACAACCTGCAAAATCAG